Proteins from a genomic interval of Colletotrichum higginsianum IMI 349063 chromosome 6, whole genome shotgun sequence:
- a CDS encoding OST3/OST6 family protein gives MRFFQSLLVATSFAAGAFAAKKTTEERFNEFHAKALTLSPIKLADTSYKSLTSAPRDYSVAVLLTALENRFGCQLCREFQPEWDLLGKTWTKGDKKGESRLLFGTLDFSDGREIFMSLGLQTAPVLLLFPPTVGPHAVAVADPLQYDFTSGAQSAEQVHAWLSRHLTDRPHPPVSRPINWMRLISITTIVLGAGTVLVTASPYILPVIQNRNLWAAISLIAILLFTSGHMFNHIRKVPYVAGDGRGGISYFAGGFQNQFGLETQIVAAIYGVLAFCAISLTVKVPRIGDNKRQQVAVIAWGGVLFLMYSFLLSVFRIKNGGYPFSLPPFM, from the exons ATGCGCTTCTTCCAATCCCTCTTGGTTGCGACCAGCTTCGCTGCCGGGGCCTTTGCAGCCAAGAAGACCACCGAGGAACGCTTCAACGAATTCCACGCAAAGGCTCTCACCTTGTCTCCTATCAAGCTTGCCGACACCAGCTACAAATCCTTGACCTCTGCGCCTCGCGACTACAGTGTCGCAGTCCTCCTTACTGCGCTCGAGAACCGCTTCGGCTGCCAGTTGTGTCGGGAGTTCCAGCCGGAATGGGATCTTCTGGGTAAGACCTGGACCAAGGGTgacaagaagggcgagtCCCGCCTTCTTTTCGGTACCTTAGACTTCTCTGATGGCCGCGAGATCTTTATGTCG CTCGGTCTCCAAACCGCCCCCGTCCTGCTCCTGTTCCCGCCCACCGTCGGCCCTCACGCTGTCGCTGTTGCGGATCCTCTGCAATACGACTTCACCAGCGG AGCCCAATCTGCCGAGCAAGTCCACGCCTGGCTTTCGCGACACCTCACTGACCGACCACACCCCCCGGTATCGCGTCCCATCAACTGGATGCGCTTGATCTCGATTACCACCATCGTTCTTGGTGCTGGAACTGTCCTCGTTACTGCCTCGCCTTACATCCTTCCCGTCATCCAGAACCGCAACTTGTGGGCCGCCATCAGTCTCATTGCCATTCTGCTCTTCACCAGCGGCCACATGTTCAACCACATCCGCAAGGTGCCTTATGTCGCCGGAGATGGTCGCGGTGGCATCAGCTATTTTGCTGGTGGCTTCCAGAACCAATTCGGCTTGGAGACTCAGATTGTTGCCGCCATCT ATGGCGTCTTGGCTTTCTGCGCCATCTCTCTCACCGTCAAGGTCCCCCGCATCGGTGACAACAAGAGACAGCAGGTTGCTGTCATCGCTTGGGGCGGTGTCCTGTTCCTCATGTACAGCTTCCTACTGAGCGTTTTCCGCATCAAGAACGGCGGCTaccccttctccctcccaccTTTCATGTAA